Proteins co-encoded in one Listeria ivanovii subsp. ivanovii genomic window:
- a CDS encoding BH0509 family protein, whose protein sequence is MKNEQKANDSWVLVEILSFITNVERKRLRELSYEELEALYERVVKER, encoded by the coding sequence ATGAAGAACGAGCAAAAAGCAAATGACTCATGGGTTTTAGTCGAAATTTTAAGTTTCATAACTAATGTGGAACGAAAACGACTCAGAGAGCTTAGTTATGAAGAATTGGAAGCACTATACGAGCGAGTGGTGAAGGAACGCTAG